The Selenomonadales bacterium genome includes the window GGTGACGTAAGCCACGGTAGGAGCCAATCTCAATCAACCGCTTGATGCTGGCTGTGACTTCACGGCGGAGATCTCCTTCTACGATATACCCCTTGTCAATCGTCTCACGCAGACGAGAGACTTCTTCCTCGGTGAGGTTGCGGACGCGGGTATCGGGATTTACTCCGGCGCTTGACAAAATGTTTGCGGAACGGCTACGGCCAATACCGTAAATGTAGGTCAACGCTATCTCTACGCGCTTCTCTCTGGGCAGGTCAACACCTGCAATGCGAGCCATCTCCTTTA containing:
- the rpsM gene encoding 30S ribosomal protein S13; translation: MARIAGVDLPREKRVEIALTYIYGIGRSRSANILSSAGVNPDTRVRNLTEEEVSRLRETIDKGYIVEGDLRREVTASIKRLIEIGSYRGLRHRRGLPVRGQRSKTNARTRKGPRRTVGVKRK